Proteins encoded together in one Porites lutea chromosome 2, jaPorLute2.1, whole genome shotgun sequence window:
- the LOC140925955 gene encoding adrenocorticotropic hormone receptor-like, producing the protein MNCSGRNHTSQKKTWKFILQLNFDVVITVAALLGSYLVLRAFHKFQNLRTASNIILVSFSIADGLLALSRILDIIHLSIRYNATEVKYLLRVPVLKEVSRTFTFFLVSVIILHLALMSVERFIAITFALTYHTIVTKRRSRIVSIAMWLWALVVTIALPKVLKLMGKDFRNADSNTFQVLHTRWHLVFQAASMFLVPLLIILCSYTYIFIVSYRQRQHVREQGRDVRGMPIIKHQMKGARTLAIIVALCLLSIIPMLAVTFLRVFRGVSLGGRCHQKLLKQILYDVAMFLNAICNPLIYGWKNEEFRNAFRKMLKCCLVRKRF; encoded by the coding sequence ATGAATTGTTCTGGTCGAAACCATACCTCACAGAAGAAGACGTGGAAATTTATTCTACAGTTGAACTTTGATGTGGTTATCACAGTCGCTGCTTTGCTCGGCAGCTATTTGGTGCTCAGAgcgtttcacaaatttcaaaatcTGCGAACTGCATCCAACATCATTTTGGTGAGTTTTTCCATCGCTGACGGTTTACTGGCGCTTTCCCGAATTCTAGACATCATTCACTTGAGCATAAGGTATAATGCTACCGAAGTAAAGTATCTTTTACGTGTTCCTGTTCTTAAAGAGGTAAGCAGAACTTTCACCTTCTTTCTCGTTTCGGTCATCATTCTTCATCTCGCTTTAATGAGTGTGGAGCGTTTCATCGCCATTACGTTCGCCTTAACATACCACACCATAGTGACCAAACGCCGATCGCGGATCGTTTCCATCGCAATGTGGCTGTGGGCTTTGGTCGTTACGATAGCTCTGCCAAAGGTACTTAAGCTAATGGGGAAAGATTTCAGAAATGCAGACAGTAATACCTTCCAAGTGCTCCACACCAGATGGCATCTTGTATTCCAAGCTGCGTCAATGTTTCTTGTCCCCCTGTTGATCATTTTATGCTCGTACACCTACATCTTCATAGTGTCCTACAGGCAGAGACAACATGTCAGAGAACAGGGCCGCGACGTTAGAGGAATGCCCATTATCAAGCATCAAATGAAAGGTGCCCGCACTCTCGCCATTATTGTAGCGCTGTGTCTGCTCAGTATCATCCCTATGCTGGCTGTGACTTTCCTCCGAGTCTTCCGTGGCGTATCACTTGGAGGCCGCTGCCATCAAAAGCTACTGAAGCAAATCCTTTACGACGTGGCCATGTTTTTGAATGCCATATGCAACCCTCTTATCTACGGATggaaaaatgaagaatttaGAAACGCTTTTCGTAAGATGCTGAAATGTTGCTTAGTGCGCAAACGTTTTTAG
- the LOC140925956 gene encoding adenosine receptor A2a-like yields MNATSKLCLEGCGLTKTESIIMINFHVIVAVAAVFGSYLMLRAFHKFHSLRTASNVILASLSIADGLLAIPSVLDIIHLNLCFRDGHWSGILSNISSRSSFLLLSVIILHLALISLERSIAVRFALRYHIIVTDRRALIVSIAMWLWAAAVMFVFPQVLKASIDDFEQFRQAMNPYSKTPEEPPNRDLPPLTKGYLIFLLITLLVIPLVIILWSYSYTFIVSLKHGRQIREQADISGLPHRIKHEMKANRTLAVMIAVCLLSIIPLLVVTCLRFFGKLSECGHPERRPYKFIVYDVATGLNAICNPLIYGWKNKEFRRAFVKVLKCT; encoded by the coding sequence ATGAACGCTACCTCTAAACTTTGTCTTGAAGGCTGCGGTTTGACGAAGACTGAGTCTATTATCATGATAAATTTCCATGTAATTGTGGCCGTCGCAGCCGTTTTCGGCAGCTACCTCATGCTCCGGGCGTTCCACAAATTTCACAGTCTTCGAACTGCGTCAAACGTAATCTTGGCGAGTTTGTCCATTGCTGATGGATTGCTGGCTATCCCGTCAGTCCTAGACATCATACACTTAAATCTATGCTTTAGAGATGGGCATTGGTCTGGCATTCTGAGTAACATAAGCTCGCGTTCCAGCTTCCTTCTCCTTTCAGTTATCATTCTTCACCTCGCCTTAATCAGTTTGGAACGGTCCATCGCCGTGAGATTCGCCTTGCGATACCACATCATAGTAACCGATCGCCGGGCACTGATCGTTTCTATCGCCATGTGGCTGTGGGCTGCCGCCGTTATGTTTGTTTTCCCACAGGTCCTTAAAGCATCCATCGACGATTTCGAACAGTTCCGCCAGGCGATGAATCCGTATAGTAAGACTCCCGAAGAACCCCCAAATCGTGACTTGCCTCCTTTAACTAAAGGATATCTCATATTCTTGTTGATAACACTATTGGTTATCCCCCTAGTTATCATCTTATGGTCCTACTCCTACACCTTCATAGTGTCTCTTAAGCACGGAAGGCAGATCAGAGAGCAAGCTGACATCTCAGGATTACCTCATCGAATCAAGCATGAAATGAAAGCTAACCGCACTCTCGCCGTGATGATAGCAGTATGCCTTCTCAGTATCATACCGTTGTTGGTTGTGACATGCCTTCGCTTTTTCGGGAAGCTGTCCGAGTGTGGCCATCCAGAACGTAGGCCTTACAAGTTTATCGTTTACGACGTGGCAACTGGCTTGAACGCCATCTGTAATCCTCTTATTTACGgatggaaaaataaagaattcagAAGAGCTTTTGTGAAAGTACTGAAATGCACTTAG
- the LOC140925957 gene encoding adenosine receptor A2a-like gives MASNFSIDCDEEKFCLNVTGMNCTSKPWHDNSRGLNTTKFVVLITFHVIVAVAALFGNYLMLRAFHKFQNLRTASNVILASLSIADGLLGIPSILDIIHLSLSVGAEHRSDILRKISASSTFLLMSVIILHLALISLERSIAVRFALRYHIIVTNRRALIVSIAMWLWAVVVIIVFPKVLKASSDDFEQLRQAMNPYSETRKRPPNDGPPPLTVGYLVFQMITLLVIPLFIILCSYSYIFIVCNRHRKQIREQADISGLPQRIKHEMKGARAFAVVIAVCLLSIIPLLVVTCLRFFGKLSECDHPKRKHYKFIFYNVAIGLNAICNPLIYGWKNKEFRRAFVKVLKCA, from the coding sequence ATGGCCAGCAATTTTTCCATAGACTGTGACGAAGAGAAATTTTGCTTAAACGTAACAGGGATGAATTGCACCTCTAAACCTTGGCATGATAATAGCCGTGGTTTGAACACTACGAAATTTGTTGTCTTGATAACTTTCCATGTAATTGTGGCCGTCGCAGCCCTTTTCGGCAACTACCTCATGCTTCGAgcgtttcacaaatttcaaaatcTTCGGACTGCGTCAAATGTAATCTTGGCGAGTTTGTCCATTGCTGATGGATTGCTTGGGATTCCGTCCATCCTAGATATCATACACTTGAGTCTATCCGTTGGAGCTGAGCATAGGTCTGATATTCTGAGAAAAATAAGTGCGAGTTCCACCTTCCTTCTCATGTCAGTTATCATTCTTCACCTCGCCTTAATCAGTTTGGAACGGTCCATCGCCGTGAGGTTCGCCTTAAGATACCACATTATAGTAACCAACCGACGAGCACTGATCGTTTCTATCGCCATGTGGCTGTGGGCTGTGGTCGTTATCATTGTTTTCCCAAAGGTCCTTAAAGCCTCCAGCGACGATTTCGAACAGCTTCGCCAGGCGATGAATCCATACAGTGAGACCCGCAAAAGACCCCCAAATGACGGCCCTCCTCCATTAACCGTGGGATACCTCGTATTTCAAATGATAACACTGTTGGTTATCCCCCTGTTTATCATTCTTTGCTCCTACTCCTATATCTTCATCGTGTGCAACAGGCACAGGAAGCAGATTAGAGAGCAAGCTGACATCTCAGGACTACCGCAACGAATCAAGCATGAAATGAAAGGTGCCCGCGCTTTCGCCGTGGTGATAGCAGTGTGTCTTCTGAGTATCATACCTTTGTTGGTTGTGACATGCCTTCGCTTTTTTGGGAAGCTGTCAGAGTGTGACCATCCAAAACGGAAGCATTATAAGTTTATCTTTTACAATGTGGCAATTGGCTTGAACGCCATCTGCAATCCTCTTATTTACGgatggaaaaataaagaattcagAAGAGCTTTTGTTAAAGTGCTGAAGTGTGCTTAG
- the LOC140925959 gene encoding adenosine receptor A2a-like yields the protein MGNYTLPKWKFILLLNVHGIITIVALLGSYFVLRAFHKFRSLRTASNNILVSLSIADGLLAIPLILDIILLCLMYNFGDSASHMLDILKEVEGTITLFLLSVIVLHLSLMSSERFIAIRFALRYQAIVTKRRARIVSIAMWLWALVIVIALPWTLYGITGHNDFREFPREMHQDSDKAQELNIRWHLVFTAASMFLVPLLIIICSYTYIFIVSYKQRQLVRKQGRDFPGMPTIKHEMKGARTLAIVVALCLLSIIPILVVTSLRVFWSKLLGGHLHQKLLQHIVYNVAMFLNAACNPLFYGWRNEEFRNAFRKMLKCC from the coding sequence ATGGGGAACTATACCTTACCGAAGTGGAAATTTATTCTACTGTTGAACGTTCATGGGATTATCACAATCGTTGCTTTGCTCGGGAGTTATTTCGTGTTAAGAGCGTTTCACAAATTTCGGAGCCTGCGAACTGCTTCCAACAACATTCTGGTGAGTTTGTCCATCGCCGACGGCTTACTAGCGATTCCCTTGATTCTTGATATCATTCTGTTATGCCTTATGTATAATTTTGGGGATTCAGCTTCACATATGCTGGATATTCTTAAAGAGGTAGAGGGAACTATCACCTTGTTCCTCCTTTCGGTCATTGTTCTTCATCTCAGCTTAATGAGTTCAGAACGTTTCATCGCCATCAGGTTCGCCTTAAGATACCAGGCCATAGTGACCAAACGCCGAGCACGGATCGTTTCCATCGCGATGTGGCTGTGGGCTCTGGTCATTGTTATTGCTCTTCCATGGACGCTTTATGGGATAACAGGCCACAATGATTTCAGAGAATTTCCCAGAGAGATGCATCAAGATAGTGATAAAGCCCAAGAGCTCAACATCAGATGGCATCTTGTATTCACAGCTGCGTCAATGTTTCTTGTTCCCCTGTTGATCATTATATGCTCGTACACCTACATCTTCATAGTGTCCTACAAGCAGAGACAACTTGTCAGAAAACAGGGCCGCGACTTTCCAGGAATGCCAACTATCAAGCACGAAATGAAAGGCGCCCGAACTCTCGCCATTGTTGTGGCGCTGTGTCTGCTCAGTATCATTCCTATCCTTGTTGTGACATCCCTCCGAGTTTTCTGGAGCAAATTACTCGGAGGCCACCTCCATCAAAAGTTACTGCAGCATATCGTTTATAACGTGGCCATGTTTTTGAACGCTGCATGCAATCCTCTTTTCTATGGATGGAGAAATGAGGAATTCAGAAACGCTTTTCGCAAGATGCTAAAGTGCTGCTAA